Genomic segment of Rhodococcus sp. W8901:
TCCCGATCCGCATGCTTCCCGTCCCGTCTCCAGGGGTGTACCGAAGTCACCCTGAACCCCTGTTATATTGCCCAATGCAAAGGACCGACCGGGGGCATCGGGTCGGTGGGGGAGGACTTTCGCGATGGGGGCGGCTTTGTTGCCGAGGGGGACGAACGGGCACGTGTGTGCCCACGATCGTGTGTGGGCAGCGTCGGCGCCCGCGATCTCCGAGACATACCCGGCCACGACATCGGTGTACCTCGCGCCCGCCGGCCTGCGGTTCTTCCAGGCCTGATCATCCGCGACGTCTCAGACTCGAGTCAGCTCGACATATCACTAGGGGGTTTCACAGATGGGTAAGCACCGCAAGAGCCGGGCGAGGACGATCGCTCGGGTGGCGTTGGTTCCCTCCGCCGCGGCCGCAGTGGTCGTGGCGGCATCGGGCGCGGCGTCGGCTGCGCCGGACCAGTTGCCGTCGCAGGGCGGTGTCACCTCCGCTCCGCAGACGCAGGGCGGCGTCACCTCCGGACCGTCGTCGCAGGGCGGCGTCACGTCCGCGCCCGCGCAGCCGGAGCCGGTCTACTGGGTGGAGCCCCCGGCCCAGTACCAGAACATCGAGTACCAGCCGCTCGACAACTACGACTACGACACGAACACCTACAACGCGCCCGACAACTACTACGTGGCGCCCGTCCAGTTCGAGGACCTGCACCTGCCGACGTATGTCGAGCCGACCGCGCCGATCATCGCGCCGCGCGAAACCCTGCGCCTGGGTACCTTCCACACGCCGCAGCCCAACTGGATCACCGACGGTGACCTCGCGCGCACCAACAACACGTCCGCCGTCATCGAGGCCGAGGTGTCGACGTTCTGGCGCTCGCTGGGCGTCGAGACCACGCGCGCGAACCGGTTGGCGGCGGCACAATTGGGTATGGGTGCGGCGGGCGCGATCGGGACGGGTGTTGTCGGCGCGCTGGTCGGCGGGACGATTGGCGGCGGCATCGGAGCAGGAATGTGGGGCGGAACCGATCTGCTCATTCCAGGTGGGCAGGTCGTCTTCGTCACCAACGGTGTGGCCGGCACCGCGATCGGTGCTGCCGTCGGCGGAGTGCTCGGCGCTGTGCCGGGCGCTGTGACTGGTGTTATCGCGGGAACCACCATCGGCACTGGTGATCTCGGCGAGCCGCAGGAGCTGCCTGCCGAGGTGCGTAGCTACTTCAACGACGTCGACCAGCCCGCGGTCACGGCGCAGACGCAGGAGACCCTCGCGCAGTGGGAGACCACGCCGATCGGCGGGGCCACCGCGTCGGCCGTGCGGGACGTCGTGAACGCCGCACCCGGAATCGACCGTCAGGCACGTGATTTCGTGGCCGCGCGGCCCGGCGGCTCGCAGGTGCTCGACCAGATCGACGGGGCGCTCACCACATTCGTCGCCGAGTCGTCACTCGGCGTTGCCGCGAACATGATCAGTGGAGCCGTCGGGGGCGGCATCCAGGCATGAGCCACGGGTGGGGCGGACCGGTGTCCGCCCCATCCGTCGACTTCGGGGAGGACATATGGCGACGGACAACCGAGCGGACAATTCGCTGTTCCCGGACGTCACCGAGCACTACGGGACGGAGTCGGTCCCCGAACGCCCGGTGACCGAAGAGATTGCGGCGCTGCCGGTTCCGTCCGAACCGGACCTCGGGCGCCCCTCGGGGCAGGCGCACCCGGCGCCCGAGCCCGCCGTGGTCGCCGAGCCTGTTGCAACTCCCGAGTCGGCCACAACCGCCGAATCGCTCGCCGTACCCGAGCCCATCGAACCGCCCGAGTCCGACGCTGTACCTGAACCGGTCGCCGAGTTCGACCAGTTGCCGACGTGGCTGGTGACCGCCCCGGCGGAGTCACCGGCGGAGAAGCCGTCCGCGAAGAGGAAGCCGCTGCTGATCGGTGGCGGCGCCGCCGCGCTCCTCGTCATCGCTGCGACCGCGACGATCGTCGGGTTCCGCGGCGCAAGCGACGCGATCGCGGGCTCGCCGAATCCCGTCGCCGGCTCCACTGCGGCGTCGTCGTCGGCGGCGGCGGACACGACGGTCGCGGTGGCGCCGGCGCAGTCCGCCGGGTGGTGTGCGGATTCTGTCGCCGACGGGCGGAGCGTCGGTCGCGGACCGGGAAGTGTCGACGACGGCCCGGGCGCGATCAGGGCGTTCGACCACGCGTACTACGTCGACCGCGACGGCGCCAGGGTCGCGTCACTGATGGTGACGCCCAACGCCGTTCCGGACATCCAGAAGTGGATCGACGAGGTTCCGCTCGGTACCGAGCACTGCGTCACCGTCGTCCCCACCGCCGACCCGAACGTATTCGAGGTCGATCTGGGATTGCGGTCGCCGACCGGTTCGGACGGCGTGATCCGCCAACGTGTCACGGTCGCACCGTCGCCGGCGGGATTCAAGATCGCCAAGGTGGAGGACCTGCGATGAACAACGTGGTCTCGCTGCGCCGCACCCCCAGGGTGCCCGAGCCGGAGCGGGTGTCCGCGATGGTGGTCGCCGGATCGGGTGGGGCCGCGACCACCACGACGGTGTACGGGTTGGCCACTGCGCTCCGCCTCGGTACCGGCAAGGACGTCTCGGCGGTCGACGCGACCAGCGACGGCGGAAACCTCCTCGCGCGTGCCGGATTCGGCGCTGTCGATCCCGCCCGATCGATCCGGCAGCTCGAGTCGCGCATGGCGCTCACGTCCGCCGGTGTGGTGGTGGTGGGCAGCGGCAACGCGCAGGCGAGCGACCCCGCGATCGTCGACGAGCTGCTCGCGGCCCGGCACAGCGCTCGCGTCCACGACGTCGGTACCGCGCTGCGCTCGCCGCGACTGGCGCCACTGATCCGCTCCGGTGCGGCACTGGTGGTGGTCGCGCCCGCTCGTTCCGAACCGCTGAGCCGGATGCGTGACGCCCTCACCTGGGTGATGTCGACGTACGGTGCGCAGGTGCTCGGCGGCACCACCGTCGTCGTCTCGCACCAGATGCCCGACGCGCCAGTCGATCTGGGGCCGATCCGGGACGCACTGTCACCGCGGATCGCAGGATTCGTCGAGGTGCCCTTCGACGCGGCCCTCGCGCAGCCCGGAGTCATCGACCACCGCCGTCTGGCGACCTCGACGATCGACGCCTGGACCGACGTCCTGGACGTGCTCGGCGGACTGTTCTCCCGGCCGGAGCAGCCGGGGGAGGCGAGCGAGGAACTCGCCTGAACGGACGAAGGGACCCTTCACGCGCTGGTGGCGCATGATGGGTCCCTTCAGCTGGAGGCCGGCCGATCAGGCCTTGAGGTCTCCAAGTGCATCGATGCGCGCCGTGGCGTCGGCCATGATGCGGTCGATCAGTTCCTGGCAGCTGGGCAGGTCGTCGATCATGCCGACCACCTGACCGGACGCGAGCACACCGGCCTCCGTGTTGCCCTCGACCAGACCGGCCTTGAGCAGCATCGGGGTGTTGGCGGCCATGATGATCTGCTGCCACGTGCGGTCGCCCGACTTCTTCATGGCGAGTCCGTCCTTGGCGAGCGTGGACCACTTCATGCCCGTCATCGCCTTGAACTTCATGGCATTCTTGGTGGCCGCAACGAGTCCCTTTGCGTAGCTGGACTTCTCGAGTGCATTGACCAGTTCGGTGTTGAGCACGCGGTGCGGCATGCCGTCGACCTTCACCGACACCGTGGTGTCCGTCAGGCTGCGCTTGAGGTACTCCTGCTTGACCGAGTCCGGCACCGCCGAATCGCTCGTGAGCAGGAACCGGGTGCCCATCGCGACGCCCGCGGCACCGTAAGACAGCGCCGCGGCCAGGCCGCGACCGTCGAAGAAGCCGCCGCCGGCGACAACCGGGATGTCGACTGCGTCGAGCACGGACGGCAGCAGCAGCGTCGTCGCGACTCCGCCGGTGTGGCCGCCGCCCTCACCGCCCTGCACGATCACAGCGTCGGCGCCCCACGAGGCGACCTTCACGGCGTGCTTGGCGGCACCGATCGACGGGATCACGACGATCCCGTTGTCCTTGAGCTTGGCGATCAGTTCCTTCTTGGGCGCCAACGCGAACGAGGCGACCTTGACGCCCTCGCGGATCAGCAGATCGCAGCGCTTCGAGGCGTCCGACGCGTCGGCGCGCATGTTGACGCCGAACGGCTTGTCCGTCAGCTGCTTGGTCTTGAGGACCGCTGCCTCGAGCTCCTCGTAGGTCATCGTCGCCGAGGCGAGGATGCCGAGGCCGCCCGCGTTGGCGGTGGCCGCGGTGAGGCGCGGGCCGGACACCCAGCCCATACCCGTCTGCACGATCGGATGCTCGACACCGACCAGCTCGGTGAACGGCGTCTTCAGCACGGCGGTCACGCCGAGACCTCGCGGTCACGCAGGCTCTTCGGATCGATGACCTCGCGGATCAGGCGCAGCTCCTCGGCGGTGGGCTCGCGGGTGATGCCGGCCTCGGCCAGGCCCGCGATCTCGAAGGAGGTGTTGGCCTTGACGTCCTCGGCGGTGACGCCGGGGTGCAGGCTCACCGCACGCATCGTCTGGTTCGGGCCCTGGAAGTCGAACACACCGAGGTTGGTGACCACCTGGTGGTTCTTCAGGAAGCGGAACGCCGGGTTCTCCGGGTCCACCTTGTCGTAGCCGACGCCGCACACCACGTCGACCTGCTCGGCGAACACGCGGGTGGAGTGCTTGCCCACCCAGTAGCTGGTGGCGTGGTTGATGGTGTTGCCGGGGGCGCCGCGCAGGCCGAACATCTGGCGGGTCGGCTTGTCCAGCGGGCCGAACGCGGAGAGGTTCTGGTTGCCGAACTTGTCGATCTGGTTCGCGCCCATCACCACGTGGCGACGGCCGGATGCGACCACGTCGAACACCTTGGAGAACGGGATGTAACCCTCGATCGGCGCGCTCGCGCCGATGGCCGGTGCGTCGGCCAGGATCAGGGCCTCACCGTCGGTGATGATCAGGTCCGGCTCGGTGGTGAGCTTGGCCAGGCGGGCACCGATCAGCGGCAGCGTCGCCATGGGGGAGGCGAAGATCTCGCCGGCGTCGGCGAACAACTCGGCGCACGCGATGGCGCAGTACTCCGCGCGGGTTACCTCGGTCATGACTTCTGCTCCTCTGCGAACTTGCGCACGGCGGCCTGGTAGTCGTCCTCGCTGCCGGACAGGTAGGTGTCGGCGAAGGCCTGCCACGCCTCGGGGGTCTTGGCGGACTCGGCGTAGTGGCGCTGGAACTTCTCGTCGCGCTTGTACTCGCCGGCGAAGGTGAAGTGCGCGCCGCCCGGGGCCTCGGTGACGGTGTCGACCATCGCGCGGTTCAGGATCAGGGCCTGATGCGGGACGGACTTGACGAGTTCCTCGGTCGAGACGATCTTGTCGACGCTGAGGATGCGCTGCTCGGCCGCGAGGCAGAACAGGTCGTCGAAGTAGGGGTCGACGCCGGTGTAGGCGGCGTTGCCGCGCTCGTCGGCCAGGTCCAGGTGGACCAGGGCGGCGTCGAGGTTCAGCGCGGGCATCGCGATGAGGGACTCGATGCGGCCGTCGGCATGCGGGTACGGGGATGCGACGGTCTTGAGCTCGTCGCCCCAGACGGTCTGCGCATCCGAGCCGAGGCCGGCACGGATCGGCATGAACGGCAGGCGCGCGGCGGCGGCCTGCAGGCCGGCCTTGACCATGCCCTCGTCCATCTCGCGAGACTCGATGGTCCCGGCGACGCGGGCCTGTGCGAACCAGGGGTCGTAGAACGGCGCCGAGTCCAGGGACACGAAGCCGTAGTAGGCGCGCTTGACCTTGCCCGCGGAGATCAGCAGACCGAGGTCCGGGCCGAGGTACCCGACGACGGTCAGGTCCTTGACGTCGCTCCGCAGCAGCGCGCGCACCAGTGCCATCGGCTTGCGCCGCGAGCCCCAGCCGCCGATGCCGATGGTCATCCCGCTCTGGATGCCGGCGACGGCCTCATCCAGTGAGCGGCGCTTGTCGCGCTTCTCAGCCATTACTTGCTGTCTCCCTTGGGTGCGGTGGTGTTCGACTTCGGCTTGCCCGTGGCGACGAACTCGTCGCGGTGCTCGTCGGCGACGCCGGCGAGGTTGAGCTCGAACGTGAAGCCCTGCTCGATCCGGTAGCTGGTGTGCACGTCCATCACGTCGATGCGGTTGATCGCTTCCTTGGCGCGGCGGATCACTCGGGTGTCCTTGGCGGCGATCTCGCCGGCGATCTTCAGCGCGCATGCGTCGAGCTCGGCGCGCGGGACCACGTCGTACACGGAACCGAAGTGCTTGAGCGTCTGGGCGTCGACGTTCTTGGCCGTGTAGTACAGCGTGCGCATCATGTGCTGGGGGACCAGGCGGGCGAGGTGCGTGGCCGCACCGAGTGCGCCGCGGTCCACCTCGGGCAGGCCGAAGATCGCATCGTCGGACGCGACGATGACGTCCGCGTTGCCGACCAGGCCGATGCCACCGCCGACGCAGAAGCCGTTGACGGCGACCACGACGGGCACCTCGCAGTCGTAGACCGCGGAGAAGGCTGCGGCGCAGCCGCGGTTGGCGTCGATGAGCGCGCCGTGACCCTCGGTGGCCTGCATTTCCTTGATGTCGACGCCGGCGTTGAAGCCGCGTCCCTCGGCGCGCAGGATCACCACGTGCGTGCTGGGATCCTTGCCCGCTTCGAGGATGGCGTCGGCCAACTCGAACCAGCCCTTCGAGGGGATGGCATTCACGGGCGGGTAGTCGACGGTGACCGTGGTGATCCCGGCACCGTCCGAGGTCGAAGTGATGCCCATGGCATGTTCCTTACGTCTGTTGACCGAACCAAGCGATTGCTTGGTAAGTTATCACAGACGGGTGCGAATGACTCGTGCCGCTTCAGGGAGGATGAACGTGGATCTCGGTCTCGAAGGCAAGGTCGTGCTGGTGACCGGCGGAGTGCGCGGAATCGGGGCCGGCATCAGCCGGTCCTTCATGCGTGCGGGCGCGACGGTGGTGACGTGCGCGCGTCGCCCGGCCGACGAACCCGTCGAGGTCGCGGGTCCCGGAGGCGAACTGCGCAGCATCGACTTCATCCCGTGCGACGTGCGCGACGCGGACCAGGTGCAGTCGATGATCGATCAGATCGTTGCGAAGTACGGCCGGCTCGACACTGTCGTGAACAATGCCGGTGGCGCCCCGTTCGCGATGGCCGCCGACGCGAGCCCCAAGTTCCACTCGAAGATCGTCGAGCTGAACCTCCTCGCTCCGCTGCTGATCTCGCAGATCGCGAACGCGATCATGCAGAAGCAGGAGGACGGTGGGTCGATCGTGATGATCTCCAGCGTCAGCGGCAGCCGACCCTCCCCGGGCACCGCGGCGTACGGCGCCGCGAAGGCGGGCATCGACTCGCTCGCGGCCAGCCTGTCCGTCGAGTGGGCGCCCAAGGTGCGGGTCAATTCGATCGTCGTCGGCCTCGTGCAGACCGAGCTGAGCCACCTGCACTACGGCGACGAGGCCGGCATCGACGCCGTCGGCGCCACCGTCCCGCTGGGTCGGATGGCATTGCCCGAGGACATCGGCAACTGTGCGACATTCCTGGCATCACCGTTGGCGGCCTACGTCAGCGGTTCGACCCTTACCGTCCACGGCGGCGGCGAGCGCCCGGCCTTCCTGGCCGCGGCAACAACTTAAGGAGAATCAAGTGAGCGGATTGCTTGACGGCCGAGTCGTCATCATCACCGGCGCCGGCCGTGGAATCGGTCGCGCGCACGCGCTGGCCTTCGCGGCGGAGGGCGCCAAGGTCGTCGTCAACGACATCGGTGTCGGCGGCGACGGCTCCAACACCGGCGAGACCCCTGCCGAGCAGGTTGTCGCCGAGATCAAGGCCGCCGGCGGCGAGGCCGTCGTCAACGGCGACGACGTCGCGTCGTGGGAGGGTGCCCAGAACCTGATCCAGACGGCTATCGACACGTTCGGTGGACTGGACATCCTGGTCAACAATGCGGGCTTCCTGCGTGACCGCATGCTTGTCGGCATGAGCGAGGAAGAGTGGGACGCGGTCATCCGCGTGCACCTCAAGGGCCACTTCGCCCCGCTGCGCCACGCCGCCGCGTACTGGCGTGCCGAGTCCAAGGCCGGGCGCCCGGTGGACGCCCGCATCATCAACACCAGCTCGGGTGCGGGCCTGCAGGGCTCCATCGGCCAGGGCAACTACGCCGCGGCCAAGGCCGGCATCGCTGAGATGACGATCCAGGCTGCCGCCGAGCTGAAGAACTACGGCGTCTCCGTCAACGCGATCGCCCCCGCGGCCCGTACCCGCATGACCGTCGGCGCCGGTGGCGCGATGGCCGAGGCGATGGCCGCTCCGGAGGAGGGCTTCGACGCGATGGCGCCGGAGAACATCTCCCCGCTGGTCGTGTGGCTGGGCAGCGCCGAGGCGAAGAACGTCACCGGCCGCGTGTTCGAGGTCGAGGGCGGCAAGATTACCGTCGCCGAGGGCTGGCGCCACGGCCCCACCCAGGACAAGGGTGACCGCTGGGACCCGAAGGAGCTCGGACCGGTCGTCGCCGACCTGCTCGAGAAGGCCGAGACCCCCACCCCGGTCTACGGAGCCTGAGCAGCGGCATTCTCGCCTGACGAAAACCGCCCGTGCGCTCGATGCGCACGGGCGGTTTTCGCGTTTCGGCGTGTTTATGCCGGGGTACGGATGATCAGGACCGTGCCGGGGAAGTAGGCGGCGAGTTCGCTGCGCGCCTGCTTGAGCGCCGCGGTCCCGTAACCCTGCTTGCGGGCGTCGGGCGCCACCCAGACCGCGACGTCCACCTCGTTGCCGGTGAGCTCGCCGAACACCAGGCCGACACTGCTGGGCTCGTCGCCGGTCGTGCATTCCGCGACGAACCACCCTGCCGACTCGTCGTCGATGCGCTCGAGCCCGTCCCGACGCTCCTGCTCGACGCGGTCCGGGCTCCACGGCGCGCCCGAGTCGTCGAAGCGCTCGGCGGACCGCTTGCGGAACAGGTCGGTGTCCCCGTCCGAATCGGTGAAGGGGCGCAAGCGAACTCCGGCGCCGGTGCTGAACGGACGCTGCTCGGGCAGCCACTGCAGGGTGGCGTCGAGGTCCTCGAGCTCGGTGCGGATCCGGTCGCGTTCCGTGACCGTCAGCCGGTCGAAACGCAGGTTCAGCACGGCCTCGGCGCAGAAGTCGGACGTCTCGAGCAGGTCACGGACGGCCGCGACGGCGGCGGCACGGTCCTTGCTCTCGACGATTGCGTCCAGGACCTCGTGACGACGGTCGAGTGCCTTCAGCAGGGCCGAAGCGATCTCGCGCCGGTCGATCACCTGGTCGTGGTTCTTCACTGTCATGGTGCGACATTCCTCCTCGAGAACGGGGGTCCCGGCGCCGATGTGCCGGGCGTCGACCCTCATTATTCCCGTCTGTGCGCCTGCGGGGGAGTGCCGCGCGCTATTCGCAGACGACGACGGGGATCTGCCGATCGGTCCAGGCCTGGTAATCATCGAACTCGGGATACATCGCCAGCAGCTTCGGCCACAGCTGCGCGCGCTCGTCGTCGTCGGCGACACGGGCTACCAGATTGCGTACCTGTGAACGGATCTGGATCGTCACTTTCGGGTCGGCCTTCAGGTTCAGGTACCACATCGGGTTCATCGGCTGGCCGCCCTGCGAGGCGACGAGGACGATGCGGTCGTCATCCTCGAGGAACACCAGGGGGGTCACCCGTGGCTCGCCGGTCTTGCGTCCGGTGGTGGTGAGCAGGCAGATCGGCAGGCCGTGCTTCGCGGCGCTGCCGATCCGCCACTTGCCGCCGATGCGCCCACCCGTGACCCGGTACACGACGACGTTCGTTTTCGACATCCACTTGACGAGGGATCGGGTGAACTGCGTATCGAGCAACGGTGGGCGCTTCATCGTGGCGTCAGATCCGCTCGATGATGGTGCCCGTCGCGAGTGCGCCGCCCGCGCACATCGTGATCAGGGCGGTCGAGCCGTCGCGGCGCTCGAGTTCGTGCAGCGCGGTGGTGATCAGGCGAGAACCGGTGCTGCCCACGGGATGTCCGAGCGCGAGCGCGCCGCCGTTGACGTTGACCTTGTCCATGTCGGGGCCGTGGACCTGGGCCCAGGACAGGGCGACCGACGCGAACGCCTCGTTGACCTCGAACAGGTCCAGATCGCCGATCTTCATGCCGGCCTTCTCGAGCACCCGCGCGGTGGCCTGTACGGGGCCGTCGAGGTGGTACTCGGGCTCGGCGCCGACGAGGGCCTGGGTGACGATGCGGGCACGGGGCTTGAGGCCGAGCGCGCGGGCGCGGTCCTCGTCCATGAGCATGACCGCGGCGGCGCCGTCGGAGATCTGCGACGACGTGCCGGCGGTGTGGATGCCGCCCTCGAGGACCGGCTCGAGCTTCGCGAGCGACTCCGCGGTGGTGTCGCGCAGGCCCTGGTCGCGGCTGACGACGTTCATCTCGGACGTCGGCTGCTTGTCCTCGCCGATGACCGGTGCGGTCACCGGGACGATCTCGCGGTCGAAGCGACCCTCGGCCCACGCCTGCTTCGCGAGCGCCTGCGAGCGGACACCGAGGGCCTCGATGTCGTCACGGGTCAGGCCACGGCGCTTCGCGATGCGTTCGGCGGCGTCGAACTGGTTGGGCATGTCGATGTCCCACGACGCGGGACGGCGCGGCCCGGCCTCGGTGCCGACGTTGGCGCCCAACGGAACCTGGCTCATCGCCTCGACGCCGCACGCGACGCCGATGTCGATGGCGCCGGTCGCGATGAGACCCGCGATGAGGTGGTTGGCCTGCTGCGCGGAACCGCACTGGCAGTCGATGGTGGTGGCGCCGGTCTGCCACGGCAGGCCCGCGGCGAGCCACGCGGTGCGGGTGACGTTGTTGGACTGCGCGCCGGCCTGCGTGACACAGCCGCCGATGACCTGTTCGACCAGTACCGGATCGATCCCCGCGCGATCGACGATTCCCTTTTGTGCGGCACCGAGGATCTCGGCCGCGTGCAGGCCCGACAACCAGCCACCGCGCTTCCCGATCGGTGTGCGAACTGCCTCGACGATTACTGGTGTGCCCACGGCGGGCTCCTTTCACTCTCTTCTTCGAAAAGTAGAACAGGTTCTCCCGACAGGGCAAGGGGTCCTGCGGCAGATATTTGCCTAGTCTTTCCCTGATCGGCGCTCTGTGATTCAATGCATGTAGAACGTGTTACACATCACTTCGCGGGCTGACCGCGAGGGCAGGAGACAGCAGTGGCGCAGCCCAATATTCCCGCAGGGTTCGACTTTACGGATCCTGACATCTACGCACACCGTATCCCCGTCGAGGAGCTTGCCGAGGTCCGCAAGACTCAGCCGGTCTACTGGGTCGACCAGCCGGACGGCGTCGGTGGCTTCAACGACGGTGGCTACTGGCTGGTCACCCGGCACGAGGACATCCGGGACGTCTCGCAGCGCAGCGACGTGTTCTCCACGTGGGAGAACACCGCGATTCCGCGGTTCGCGGACGACATGCAGCGTGAGGCCATCGAGCTGCAGCGGTTCGTCCTGCTGAACAAGGACGCGCCGGAGCACACCAAGCTGCGCAAGCTCGTCGCCCGCGGCTTCACGCCCCGCGCGATCAACGGGCTCAAGGCCGAACTGAAGTCCCGCGCCGAGGCCATCGTCAAGGCCGCCGCTGCGGAGGGTAGTGGCGACTTCGTCACCCAGGTCGCGGCGGAGCTGCCGCTGCAGGCCATCGCCGAACTCATCGGTGTGCCGCAGGAGGACCGCGGCAAGGTCTTCGAGTGGTCCAACCAGATGACCTCGTACGACGATCCCGAGTTCGCCGACGTCGATCCGGCGGCCGCGTCGATGGAGATCCTCGGGTACGCGTACCAGATGGCCGAGGCCCGCAAGGAGAATCCGGGCACCGACATCGTCACCACGCTCATCGAGGCGGACGTCGACGGCGACGTGCTCAGCCCGGAGGAGTTCGGCTTCTTCGTGATCGTGCTCGCGGTGGCCGGTAACGAGACCACCCGCAACGCGACCACGCACGGCATGAAGGCCTTCATGGACAACCCCGACCAGTGGGAGCTGTTCAAGAAGGAACGTCCGAAGACCATGGCCGACGAGATCATCCGCTGGGCCACCCCGGTCGCGTCGTTCCAGCGCACCGCGCTCGCGGACACCGAGATCGGCGGCGTCGCGATCAAGAAGGGTCAGCGCGTGGTGATGAGCTACGTCTCGGCCAACTTCGACGAGGACGTGTTCGAGAACCCGCACACGTTCGACATCACGCGTGACCCGAACCCGCACCTGTCGTTCGGTGGCACCGGTGCCCACTACTGCCTGGGTGCCAACCTCGCTCGCATGGAGATCGAGTTGATCTTCAACGCGATCGCCGACGTCCTCCCGGACATCACCGAGGCCGGCGACACCCGCCGCCTGCGGTCCGGCTGGCTCAACGGCATCAAGGAGTACCAGGTCGACTACAAGACCTCGGGTTGCCCGGTCTCCCACTAGGTTCGAATCTCTCCCTCCGGCTCGAGCGGAACACCAAGTCGGGCCACACGGACGCAGTAGCGTCAGCGAGATCCCTCATCCCTCGCTGACGCTACTGCTTTGTGTGTAGGAGGGTTTCGTGGGTGGGGCGGGTGTGCCGGTCCCGGTGGTGGGTACACGGCAGCGCGCACACGAGAATGGGGCGGTTACCGGATCCGGTAACCGCCCCATCGCTTTTCGGGAACTGTCGTCGTTTCGGTGAATCAGACCTTCTTCAACGTCTTCATGGCCCGGTCGACCTCCCAGAAGGCCCGCAGCGACTGCAGCTTGCCCGCCGCGTTCACGCGGTAGATGAAGACTCCCTCGGCGTCCACCTGGTTGCCGGCGATCACCGAGCGGATGAAGCCGATGTTGACGTTCTCGTCACCGCACACCAACGAGTCCTTGACGATGAACTCGAGCGAGTCGGTGTTGGCGATGGTCATGTCGTAGAACTTCGAGATCGCCTCGCGCCCATGATGACCCTTGCCCTCCGGATCGAACCCCGACGGACCGACCGGATCCTCGACCCAGCCGTCCTCGGCGAACAGATCCAGCCACTCTTCCTTGCGCTTGCCGCTCGCGGCGGACTGCGACGCGCGTGCCGCGATC
This window contains:
- a CDS encoding steroid 3-ketoacyl-CoA thiolase; the protein is MGTPVIVEAVRTPIGKRGGWLSGLHAAEILGAAQKGIVDRAGIDPVLVEQVIGGCVTQAGAQSNNVTRTAWLAAGLPWQTGATTIDCQCGSAQQANHLIAGLIATGAIDIGVACGVEAMSQVPLGANVGTEAGPRRPASWDIDMPNQFDAAERIAKRRGLTRDDIEALGVRSQALAKQAWAEGRFDREIVPVTAPVIGEDKQPTSEMNVVSRDQGLRDTTAESLAKLEPVLEGGIHTAGTSSQISDGAAAVMLMDEDRARALGLKPRARIVTQALVGAEPEYHLDGPVQATARVLEKAGMKIGDLDLFEVNEAFASVALSWAQVHGPDMDKVNVNGGALALGHPVGSTGSRLITTALHELERRDGSTALITMCAGGALATGTIIERI
- a CDS encoding cytochrome P450, with the translated sequence MAQPNIPAGFDFTDPDIYAHRIPVEELAEVRKTQPVYWVDQPDGVGGFNDGGYWLVTRHEDIRDVSQRSDVFSTWENTAIPRFADDMQREAIELQRFVLLNKDAPEHTKLRKLVARGFTPRAINGLKAELKSRAEAIVKAAAAEGSGDFVTQVAAELPLQAIAELIGVPQEDRGKVFEWSNQMTSYDDPEFADVDPAAASMEILGYAYQMAEARKENPGTDIVTTLIEADVDGDVLSPEEFGFFVIVLAVAGNETTRNATTHGMKAFMDNPDQWELFKKERPKTMADEIIRWATPVASFQRTALADTEIGGVAIKKGQRVVMSYVSANFDEDVFENPHTFDITRDPNPHLSFGGTGAHYCLGANLARMEIELIFNAIADVLPDITEAGDTRRLRSGWLNGIKEYQVDYKTSGCPVSH
- a CDS encoding nuclear transport factor 2 family protein; amino-acid sequence: MSTQAGTESSTAEHPARIAARASQSAASGKRKEEWLDLFAEDGWVEDPVGPSGFDPEGKGHHGREAISKFYDMTIANTDSLEFIVKDSLVCGDENVNIGFIRSVIAGNQVDAEGVFIYRVNAAGKLQSLRAFWEVDRAMKTLKKV